GGCCGGCGGCAACTCAAGAACATGGTCGTGCGTTACCGCCTGGACGCTGGTCGTCTCGTCGAGAGAACGGTGCTGCTGGACAACCTGCCCGCCCGGACATACCACAACGGTCTGCCGCTGGCCTTCGGGCCCGACGGAAAGCTCTACGCCTCCACCGGCGACGCGGGCAAAGGGCAACTGGCGCAGGAGATGGAGTCGTTGGCCGGCAAGTTCGTCCGCCTCAACGCCGACGGGACCGTGCCGGCGGACAATCCCTTCCCCGCCCAGGCGGGGCAGGAACGCTTCGGGATCAACTCGCGGCAATCGGCGATCTGGACGCTGGGGCACCGCAACTGCCAGGGATTGGATTGGAACTCGCGCGGGCAGATGTTCGCCACCGAACATGGGCCCTCGGGAATCGACGGCGGCAGCGGGCTCGACGAGGTGAACCTGATCGAGAGAGGCGGCAACTACGGTTGGCCGCTCCACCGCGGCGGCGACAAGGCCGAAGACTTCGTCGCCCCGATCAAATATTGGGGCGAACCGGCGATCGCCCCATCCGGCGCCACGTTCTATCGCGGAGAAACGAAGAAGTGGAAAGACTGGTTCTTCTTCTGCACGCTGCGGGGACAGTCGCTCTTCGCCATGCGATTTGACCCGGACCAGCCGCAAAAAGTGCTGCGAGTCGAACGGTTGCTGGAGGACCAGTTCGGCCGCCTTCGCGCCGCGGCGATGGGACCCGACGGCCATCTGTACCTGACAACCTCCAATCGCGACGGCAGAGGACGACCCGGCCCCAACGACGATCGCGTGCTGCGCCTGGTGCCGATGGAGTAAGCGATATCAAGCCGCAGAGGTCGCTGAGGACGCTGAGGATGATGTTAACAAGATAGAACAACTTCTTCCCTCAGCGACCTCTGCGACCTCAGCGGCTGATTTGATCTCTCAGATCATTTCGGCTCCGCCAGCTCGATCACAACGACGGTGGCGATTTTGTCGGGGGCTTCTTCTGGGATCGAGACCCAGTCGGTCGCGTTTCCGGGGGTGACCTTCAGCGGCTTGTCCGGCTGGGCCAGCAGGTAAGCCTTCTTGATCTGTCCCACAGGACCCGTCAGGGGGAGCTTGCCGTCCTTGGGCCAGTCGAAGACGTGGGCGTAAAGGGTGTTGCCCTTGAGCGTGTAGCGACCCCAGTCTGGTTTGGGCAAGGGGCTCGGCCGGGTGTCGTAGATGGCCTGGCCGTTGACCTTGAGCCATGCCCCCATCTCTCGCAGGCGCTGGACGCTTTCGGGCGGGATCGTGCCGTCGGACTTTGGCCCGACATTGAGCAGGAAGTTGCCGCCCTTGCTGACCGAGTCGATCAGCATGCGCACCAGCGTCTGGGTCGACTTCCAGTGGTCGTCGCGCGTCTTGAACCCCCAGGTGTTGTTCATCGTCATGCAGGTTTCCCAGTCGCGCCCGGGCGTGCCGGCCTTGGGAATGGTCTGCTCGGGCGTGCCGAAGTCGCCCTTGACGCCGCCGCCGAGGCGGTCGTTGGCGATGATCCCCGGCTGGAGGTTCAGCAGCGGCGCCAGCACAGCGGCCCGCTCTTTGGTAATGTCATATGGCGTGTCCCACCAGAAGATGGAGATCTTTCCGTAGTTGGTCAGCAGCTCGCGCACCTGCGGGGCGGCCTTTTCGGCAATGTACTTTTCCATCGGGACTCGCTGGAGCTGCTTGTCCCAGCGATTGCCCGCTCCGCCGCCGTGGTGCCAGTCCTGCGCCTGAGAGTAATAGAAGCCCAGCTTCATGTCGTGCTTGCGGCAGGCATCGGCGAGCTCCTTGAGCACATCGCGTTTGAACGGCGTGGCCGCGACGATGTTGTAGGGGCTGGCCTTGGAGTCGAACATCGCAAAGCCGTCGTGGTGCTTGGACGTGATGACGATGTATTTCTGCCCGGCGGCCTTGGCCAGCAGCACCCACTGCTCGGCGTCGAACTTGACGGGGTTGAACTGGCCGGCGAGTTTTTCGTACTCCGCCGCAGGGACCCCGGCGTTATTCATGATCCATTCGCCGATCCCGCCGATGTCGCGGCCTTTCCACTGTCCGGCCGGGATGGAATACAGGCCCCAGTGGATGAAGAGGCCGAACTTGGCGTCTCGCCACCACTGCATGCGGGCGTCGCGCTGGGCGGGAGATTCGGCGGGGACGGCAGTATCCGCATTGGCGGGGCAGACCAGGCACAGGGCCAGTGCAATTGGCAGAAGTTTCTTCATGAGCGCTCTCCTTACAGTTTGACGAATCATTGAACACGCAAGGTCGTGTGTTGTTTTGATATTAGCGGCTGAGAATGCCCTGCCGCCCGGGAAGAGCGCAAGAGAAAAGCCTCCAGATTTTCACCTGAAGGCTTTTCATAAAAGGCGGCATTCACCTACTCTCCCGCTTGAGCAGTACCATCGGCCGCTACGGCTTAACTTCTGTGTTCGGGATGGGAACAGGTGTGGCCCGCAGCGAATATACACCGCCAAAGCCCGGACAGGCGGTTAGGCCTGCCCGGACAGAGGTAATAGGGTAATAGAGTTTGCAGAGGTATCAAAGATCTCGCTGTCCTAGCGAGCTCTCGAGCCAAAGGTCCGGGTGGACCGATGGCAAATGTGATCAAGCAATCGCCCGTTAGTACCGGTCAGCTCAAGGTATTACTACCCTTACACTTCCGGCCTATCAACCACCTGGTCTAGATGGGGGCTCTCTCTCCCGAAGGAGATTGGAATACTATTCTTGTGGTCAGCTTCCCGCTTAGATGCCTTCAGCGGTTATCCATTCCCAACGTAGCTACCCAGCGGTGCCCCTAACGGGACAACTGGTACACCAGAGGTTAGTCCTTCTAGGTCCTCTCGTACTGAAGAAGAGTCCACGCAATATTCCTACGCCCACAGCAGATAGGGACCGACCTGGCTCACGCCGGTCTGAACCCAGCTCGCGTACCACTTTAATCGGCGAACAGCCGAACCCTTGGGACCGCCTTCAGCCCCAGGATGTGATGAGCCGACATCGAGGTGCCAAACCGCCTCGCCGCTATGGACGCTCGGAGGCGATCAGCCTGTTATCCCCGGAGTACCTTTTATCTGATAAGCGATGGCCCTTCCACACGGGACCACCGGGTCACTAAGCCCTGCTTTCACATCTGCTCGACCTACCGGTCTCGCAGTCAAGCATCCTTATGCCCTTACACTCTACGCACGATTGCCAACCGTGCTGAGGATGCCTTTGGGCTCCTCCGTTACACTTTGGGAGGAGACCGCCCCAGTCAAACTACCCACCTAACATTGTTCCCTGCCCGGATTCACGGGACAGGGTTAGACGGCTCGTGGCACAAGGGTGGTATTTCAAGGTTGGCTCCGTCCCGGCCAGAACCGGAACTTCAGCGCCTCCCACCTATCCTACGCATGAGACACAAGACGTCAATATCAGGCTATAGTAAAGGTTCACGGGGTCTTTCCGTCTTGCTGCGGGTTCGCGGCATCTTCACCGCGTCTGTAATTTCACCGAGTCCGTTGTTGAGACACTGATCCAGTCGTTACGCTATTCCTGCACGTCGGAACTTACCCGACAAGGAACTTCGCTACCATAGGACCGTCATAGTTACGGCCGCCGTTTACCGGGGCTTAGGTCGCCAGCTTCTCAGGATTGCTCCCAATGACCGACTTCCGTGACCTTCCGGCACCGGGCAAGCGTCAGACTCTATACATCCTCTTGCGAGTTAGCAGAGTCCTGTGTTTTTGGTAAACAGTCGCCAGATCCGTTTCTCTGCGCCCTCCAGAGCACTCAAGGTTTGATCCAAGAGCGTCTGGGAGGGACCCCTTATCCCGAAGTTACGGGGTCAAATTGCCTAGTTCCTTAACAACGGTTCTCTCGAGCGCCTGAGGATACTCTCCTCGCCTACCTGTGTCAGTTTTAGTACGGATGCACGTTTTGTCCCTGTGAGGCTTTTCTTGACACCTGCGTTCCAGACTCTGGCAACCAAGCGGCCTCGCGGTCGTTCCTTACGAAACGCCCACCCACCTCGTTTAATCGGTGGTACTGGTTTGTAGATGCGTCCTTCACAGATCAATCGCCACGTACAGTGCAGGAATATTAACCTGCTGTCCATCGTCTACGCCTTTCGGCCTTGACTTAGGGTCCGACTAACCCTGGGCGGATT
This window of the Planctomycetaceae bacterium genome carries:
- a CDS encoding PQQ-dependent sugar dehydrogenase — its product is MNKRCAVFLAGALTAAALCCIGCTDLGDRPQHKPGDRYSFEGVSFRIETVAADLTVPWALAWLPDGRMLITERPGVVRVQARPGQTEVLARIDEVDQSGEGGLMGVAVSPDFSRDGWIYLAYTARDGRRQLKNMVVRYRLDAGRLVERTVLLDNLPARTYHNGLPLAFGPDGKLYASTGDAGKGQLAQEMESLAGKFVRLNADGTVPADNPFPAQAGQERFGINSRQSAIWTLGHRNCQGLDWNSRGQMFATEHGPSGIDGGSGLDEVNLIERGGNYGWPLHRGGDKAEDFVAPIKYWGEPAIAPSGATFYRGETKKWKDWFFFCTLRGQSLFAMRFDPDQPQKVLRVERLLEDQFGRLRAAAMGPDGHLYLTTSNRDGRGRPGPNDDRVLRLVPME
- a CDS encoding alpha-L-fucosidase, which produces MKKLLPIALALCLVCPANADTAVPAESPAQRDARMQWWRDAKFGLFIHWGLYSIPAGQWKGRDIGGIGEWIMNNAGVPAAEYEKLAGQFNPVKFDAEQWVLLAKAAGQKYIVITSKHHDGFAMFDSKASPYNIVAATPFKRDVLKELADACRKHDMKLGFYYSQAQDWHHGGGAGNRWDKQLQRVPMEKYIAEKAAPQVRELLTNYGKISIFWWDTPYDITKERAAVLAPLLNLQPGIIANDRLGGGVKGDFGTPEQTIPKAGTPGRDWETCMTMNNTWGFKTRDDHWKSTQTLVRMLIDSVSKGGNFLLNVGPKSDGTIPPESVQRLREMGAWLKVNGQAIYDTRPSPLPKPDWGRYTLKGNTLYAHVFDWPKDGKLPLTGPVGQIKKAYLLAQPDKPLKVTPGNATDWVSIPEEAPDKIATVVVIELAEPK